The window TCATGATCAGCGTATAGTGGGTAAGCTCTACTCTCACAGGAAAACCAAACACTGAAATAGTGAGTTAAAGGGAAACTAAGTCTAGGctcaaaagaaaaaaggaaactgAAACTGCAACGAAGGCTTGAGACCTCTGAGATGAGTGGTGGAAGCTCTAATTGTCTTGTTTTGGACGCTTTGCTTTCTTTGGTTCTTCACTGTGACAGGTACTTTTATTCCCTCGCTTGCATGATCTCCAGCTGCTTCGGATGTTAGAGCAACATAGTTTTCGACTGAGGCTGTTCCAGCTGGCAGAACTGCTGGAGAGAGAATCTTTGTGACAGTTATAGTCTGTGTCTTCCCTGTTAAGTTGTGGTCCGATACCTTGACACTGAATTTATGTGTTTGACCAATAGTGTTGATTAAAGCTTCAGCGACAGGTATCTGATGGTCAGCTCCAAGGTTTTGATTAGCCTAACATTCGAGGTTAAATAACTTGGGGTTATATATAGTGTGATGGCAATTTACCTCAAAGTAGCTGTCAACTACTTCTGCTGCATGTTTCCCAGACAACTCACGACCAGCCTCACCAAGTAGGACGAAAACAGCCTGCTCGTTATTGTCGTACACGGAGATCTTCGCACGGTACCTGTTATTAAGAGAAATAAAACGTCAATTCCAGCCAAGGTTTAAGTGAGTATTGAGGATAGAGCTCATACTGTGGAACACCGGCTACGTTATCGTTGCCACATTTAGGACACATCAAAGAAGTAGGACCTTTGATGGCCTTAGTATGGCAGCCACTGCAGGCAATATAATACCAAGCAGAGTCACGTACAACATCATCAATGGTGGCTATGCACTCAAAAAAAGCTACATGCAGTTGTATTAAAGCAAGTGATCAAAATAACTAAGCATTGCGTTTGGACTGAAAAACATAGAGTAGCATTTTTTATTGTCTGAGAAATATAGAGCTTTGATTTTACCTTCGCAGATTCCTGCTTGATGTAGGCATATATTTCTGCAATAGTCATTGTCTCAGCCTTAGTTACCACCTCCGCATTAACCAGCTCCTGAATCTATGGTTTAGAACCCATCCTGTGAAAACTTAAAACATTACTTTGTGAGACACTTCGGAGAAGGGCTATGTCTAAGTATCATTTGAATCTGACAAACGTGTAACCGTTGACAAAACACAGACTAACCAGTTGAAGTAATCAATTGTTGGTTGGACATCATAGTCCATGAAAACCCGTGAGGATGACAATGAGCTGAGGGCAAGGGTACCTGTTGTCACATGTATAGTCATTACCAAAAGCACCATGAAGCGAAGATGAGTAACCAAACCCAATATGTCGATCAACATAACATATTAAGCGTGGATCAAGTGGCTGCTCTAAGAGCACTCTATTTTGAATAGTTAGATGATTTACAATGTAGAGATGGAAAGGTCA of the Brassica rapa cultivar Chiifu-401-42 chromosome A03, CAAS_Brap_v3.01, whole genome shotgun sequence genome contains:
- the LOC103855969 gene encoding uncharacterized protein LOC103855969 isoform X4, which translates into the protein MPTSSRNLRRYRAKISVYDNNEQAVFVLLGEAGRELSGKHAAEVVDSYFEIPVAEALINTIGQTHKFSVKVSDHNLTGKTQTITVTKILSPAVLPAGTASVENYVALTSEAAGDHASEGIKVPVTVKNQRKQSVQNKTIRASTTHLRGLKPSLQFQFPFFF
- the LOC103855969 gene encoding uncharacterized protein LOC103855969 isoform X3, with product MCPKCGNDNVAGVPQYRAKISVYDNNEQAVFVLLGEAGRELSGKHAAEVVDSYFEIPVAEALINTIGQTHKFSVKVSDHNLTGKTQTITVTKILSPAVLPAGTASVENYVALTSEAAGDHASEGIKVPVTVKNQRKQSVQNKTIRASTTHLRGLKPSLQFQFPFFF
- the LOC103855969 gene encoding uncharacterized protein LOC103855969 isoform X2, producing MPTSSRNLRSGCHTKAIKGPTSLMCPKCGNDNVAGVPQYRAKISVYDNNEQAVFVLLGEAGRELSGKHAAEVVDSYFEIPVAEALINTIGQTHKFSVKVSDHNLTGKTQTITVTKILSPAVLPAGTASVENYVALTSEAAGDHASEGIKVPVTVKNQRKQSVQNKTIRASTTHLRGLKPSLQFQFPFFF
- the LOC103855969 gene encoding uncharacterized protein LOC103855969 isoform X1 produces the protein MPTSSRNLRSGCHTKAIKGPTSLMCPKCGNDNVAGVPQYRAKISVYDNNEQAVFVLLGEAGRELSGKHAAEVVDSYFEANQNLGADHQIPVAEALINTIGQTHKFSVKVSDHNLTGKTQTITVTKILSPAVLPAGTASVENYVALTSEAAGDHASEGIKVPVTVKNQRKQSVQNKTIRASTTHLRGLKPSLQFQFPFFF